The uncultured Methanomethylovorans sp. genome contains a region encoding:
- a CDS encoding inorganic phosphate transporter → MDIFNPFVIALLAAALYMAWNIGANDLANAMGTSVGSGALSLKQVILVAAVFEFCGAIFFGKRVVSTIANGIVPLDNITMIDSHLVIVGMLAAILAAGFWVTLTTFYNLPVSTTHSIVGAVLGFGLVSAYRGIIPYSEIHWSVLIKIVASWLVSPLLGALFAYILFMLVSHFILHRTNDTFAIEKKFVVFQTMTACYMAFAHGSNDVANAIGPLYAGLNVLGLDSGQIPTWVMVIGGFGMVLGLATWGYKVIQTIGTKITELTPTRGFCAEFATASVVVLHSYSSLPISTTHTLVGSVIGVGLAGGLAAVDLSVIGKIALSWIITVPVAALTSALIFTGLMGIGI, encoded by the coding sequence ATGGATATTTTTAATCCTTTTGTGATTGCCTTGCTAGCTGCGGCATTATATATGGCCTGGAACATAGGGGCCAATGATCTTGCCAATGCTATGGGAACTTCAGTGGGTAGCGGTGCTCTTTCCCTTAAGCAGGTAATTCTGGTTGCAGCAGTATTCGAATTCTGTGGTGCTATATTTTTCGGCAAACGAGTTGTTTCAACTATTGCAAATGGTATAGTTCCATTAGATAACATTACAATGATTGATTCTCATCTTGTTATTGTCGGTATGCTTGCGGCAATTCTTGCTGCAGGTTTCTGGGTTACATTGACCACATTCTACAATCTACCTGTCTCTACCACACATTCTATAGTGGGGGCTGTTCTTGGTTTCGGTTTAGTTTCAGCATATCGTGGAATTATTCCTTACAGTGAGATACACTGGTCAGTTCTGATCAAGATCGTGGCAAGCTGGTTAGTTTCTCCTTTGCTTGGTGCTCTTTTTGCATATATCCTCTTCATGTTGGTGTCCCATTTTATTCTCCACCGTACTAACGATACTTTTGCTATTGAAAAGAAGTTCGTAGTCTTCCAGACCATGACAGCATGCTATATGGCATTCGCTCATGGTTCTAATGATGTTGCAAATGCTATAGGTCCTTTATACGCAGGACTTAATGTGCTGGGGCTGGATAGCGGCCAAATACCCACGTGGGTCATGGTCATTGGTGGTTTTGGAATGGTATTGGGACTTGCGACATGGGGTTATAAAGTAATACAGACAATTGGTACTAAGATCACTGAACTTACTCCAACAAGGGGCTTCTGCGCAGAATTTGCTACTGCTTCGGTGGTTGTGCTGCATAGTTATAGTTCTCTGCCTATTTCAACTACTCATACACTTGTTGGATCTGTAATTGGTGTAGGTCTTGCAGGCGGTCTTGCAGCGGTTGATTTAAGTGTGATCGGAAAGATAGCATTATCCTGGATAATTACGGTGCCTGTGGCAGCGTTGACATCAGCTTTAATATTTACAGGACTTATGGGGATAGGTATTTGA